The following are encoded in a window of Panicum virgatum strain AP13 chromosome 5N, P.virgatum_v5, whole genome shotgun sequence genomic DNA:
- the LOC120675721 gene encoding pollen allergen Phl p 11-like: MAQATMVMVAVLAVAALAGVASAEKAGGFVVTGRVYCDPCRAGFETNVSKSVPGATVEVVCRPFGSTKETLKAEATTDEYGWYKLEIDQDHQEEICEAVLAKSSDPACAEVEEFRDRARVPLTSNNGIKQQGVRYANPIAFFRKDPLADCGDILEKYDLKDASETP; this comes from the exons ATGGCGCAGGCCACGATGGTGATGGTCGCCGTGCTGGCCGTGGCggccctcgccggcgtcgcGTCGGCCGAGAAGGCCGGCGGGTTCGTCGTCACCGGCCGCGTCTACTGCGACCCCTGCCGCGCCGGGTTCGAGACCAACGTCTCGAAGAGCGTCCCGG GCGCGACGGTGGAGGTTGTGTGCCGGCCTTTCGGCAGCACCAAGGAGACGCTCAAGGCGGAGGCGACGACGGACGAGTACGGGTGGTACAAGCTGGAGATCGACCAGGACCACCAGGAGGAGATCTGCGAGGCGGTGCTGGCCAAGAGCTCCGACCCGGCGTGCGCCGAGGTGGAGGAGTTCCGCGACCGCGCCCGCGTCCCGCTCACCTCCAACAACGGCATCAAGCAGCAGGGCGTCCGCTACGCCAACCCCATCGCCTTCTTCCGCAAGGACCCGCTCGCCGACTGCGGGGACATCCTCGAGAAGTACGACCTCAAGGACGCATCGGAGACGCCATGA